The Dermacentor andersoni chromosome 1, qqDerAnde1_hic_scaffold, whole genome shotgun sequence genomic interval ATCAAACTGGCAGAAGTTGCAACATCTCTAAAGATATTCAGCAGATGCCGCGCAATAAAGTTAGCGCTTTCACAAAATGTTGGTACATGTAACGCTTGCTAACAGGCAAATAAATTTGTGTTGATGGGCGCAAAGGTTATCGGCAGCCGTTTAGATGCGCGATCGTCTGCTACCATTTTCTCTACCTGTGCCAAGCCATGGATTCTAGAGGCCATAGACAAACGGCCGTGATGGGGCGCGTAAGGGCAATGACGTCATTATAAAAATTGGTCATTGACAGCCAAGCCACGTGCAAGTCAGCGGCTGCTGGGCTGCCTGACGAATTTTGCATGCTCTTGGGAAGCTGCTACTGTGTTGTGTCAGCAGTGCTAGCAGTGCTAAGGCCTTATGTTAGAGATGGATCCTGTCGAGTTGTTGTCAAGTTCACGCGTGAAAAATTTGGTCGTTGATTCAGGAGGCTTTATAAAAAATGCAGCGCTGCAGGTAAGGACcgatttcatttttgtttgcgaTTGTAGCTAGAGGCAGTTTTCTATTCCTCATAGTCTGATCACGGGATCATAATTTTAATTTGTTTTCCAGGAAATCGgtgaaaatatatatacagtGGCCGAAGTTGTAAGTGAAATAAAAGACAAAGCGACAAAACAGAGACTCCAAGTTCTTCCATATAAGTTGAACTACAGAGTTCCATCGCCAGAAGCAGTGAAGATCAGTGAGTTAGCAGACGGCACTACAAATCTATAATTCAGTGGCTCAGCCTGCTCATGATTATACTTCGTTTACTGCAGTGACGGATTTTTCTAAACTCACTGGAGACTACCCAAGTTTGTCAGCAGTTGACATCAAGGTACTTGCTCTCACGTATATGCTGGAGAAGGAGCACGTGGGGACATCCCATCTTTCCAAGAAACCTAAGAGTATTGAGGTAATACTCGTTCCACAAGACGATTTGCACAGTTTGACCCTTTCCACTCTTAATATGTgctattttttctctctcctttcgtgCAGGTACAGACAACTGCAGCCCCAAGAGATGTAGTTTCTTCGCCGGGTTTCTTTGGCTCCCAAGCGATTGTAAGTATTATGAAAGTTCTGTATTGGTGTAAGGAACATTGTTTACTGTTACTGATAAGAATTTTATTTATTACAAAATATGCAGTGCAATTTGCTTCAATGTAAGCCCCATAGTGTCACAGCCCATAGATAAGACCCATATGCAGGgtatcccagctaactttagccgtaGTTTAGAAATATGCGAATATGTgaacttttttctttcattccgcgtaaataaataattagtcttaattaattaaccaacttctttTAAACTCTcattaaagttagctgggacactctgtatatgaTTCAACGTCCTGCAGGATATGGCGTCTCGTTGAGCAAGACATGAGTGATCGTTATTTACTTCCAAAAACCACACCTTCACATGGCAGAATGCTCCAGTTAAATTTTGACCAGCTCGTATCCTTTAATGTTAATATCAATGCATGGGTGTGAACATCAATCTTTGAGTCGCTTGCATTGCGTGCTACCTATTTGTGCACTGCAGGTGGCTTGTGTGATGCAATAGTGACACTTGTGAAGTCATCTCTGCTACTGGGCAGAGTGGTTCGTCTGAAAAGAAGGCTCCCGTAAATTTCATTTGAATTTTCAGCTGCTTTTGCGGCATATGTCATCATGATACTTTGCAGACAGAATCACTACTGCATGAACTATGCAGCGCACTTCTATATTTGTAATGGCTAAACTTGGCAAGGGACCCTTTAATAATTGGGTATCATGCGACCTTTATGTTGTGAAAGTGTAACCTATGGCTGTATCATAGCTAAGTAAATAATTTCCAGGTAGGTGCAGAAAAGTCTGAGCCTATGGAGCCTGCTGGCTCTCTCGATGGCTGCAACAAGGAAGACTGCAGTGAGGATGAAGTAGATTCAACAGAAGAAGACTCAAGCGATGGCGAGTGGATTACCCCAAGCAATATTgcagagataaaaaaagaaatgggctcaCTAACTTTGGAAGAGGTGCCAATACCAGTTGCATGTATATCAACAGATTTTGCTGTTCAGGTATGTCACCTAATATTGTTGGCATGCTTACAAGTTGTGGCTGTTCTTTGGTATGCTTTTAGAAGCCTTCATATTGTATTTTTGCTAAGCTCATCATTTAGATGAAATATGTGCCTTTGCAGTGGTGGAAATCGTCTAGAGCTATTTCTGATATATTTTATGTGTTGCATCACATGATGTCTACATGTCTATTTGACACTGTGCAGACACTACCCGCCGCAGTAGCTTAGCAGCTATTGTATGGGTAATTAAGGAACTCGCATATCAAGGAAACATTAGCTTGTGAAGCAATCTGTTGCTTCTTGGTTATGGTGCTCAAGTGCAACCCATCTTCATAATGAAGCTGTGACACACTCGGCTTTCAGGTTTCTCTTGCTTTTGTCTTGTCAGCCAGTGACAAGAACAGCAGTGATTGCCTATGGCACAACTGCTTCCACTGAGTGGTTTGGTTGACGTGCACTTCACACTGTCCCCGCATGTTTCAAAGTAATGACCACCCAAGTGTATTGTGATACTTCTGTTGTCAAAGCAAGGTATACACAAGCATCTTTTGTACTTTGTAGTCAAGAAGGCATATGTTTTAGTCCTCATTAAATTCAGAAATAACATCATGTGCCTTTGCCTCATTATTGGTAAACCTCTCTGTAATTATGTGTTTTATGCATTACTATATTTCTTGAAGGAGTGTCGTCGTCTTTCTATATTATATGAAAGTCCAAATGCTCTAAGCCCTAGAAATAATACTACTGGCAATATTCAAAATTTCCTAAATAATGCAGCTTTTTGTACCTCTTAGTGGTACGGGATTTCCATCACAAGGAGTGGACACAAGGCAAAAAGTTGCTTGTTGCAACTTGAAAGCCACCCTGTGACCAGTGGTCACATGAAAGCTGTGCACAGTTTGCACAGACATGAATATTTCACATGGATACCAATGCAGTCAATGCAGGCATGATACATAGTACATTGTGCAGTGAAATTACATCTGATACAGTGTCACCATTTCTGATAATACTAGAGACATTTGATGGGAACCCAAAAAATCTGGCTGCAATACATTTGCACAGCAATGAACATATAGATATTGATTTGAAATGCAAAAGTTAACACTTATAAGCAATTTTTATGTGCAAATGTGAACACATACTGCTACATATAAGCACATTTTACATGATTGGATTGCACATCCTTTTGAAATGGCTGCTATTACTACCTTTTCTTGAACAGATGATTGTAATAGTTCACTGTAATATTTGTTTTACATGACAGTTTTGGTTTGAGTATCTGGGAGGTAGATGCACCATGACATCATGATAAATTGGCTTGCTGTGGCTTCCATGTGTGAGTGCAGCCTGGAGAAACTTGTGCAGCACTCCACTTTATTTAAGAGCAGTATCACCGTGACTTGCGTTGTTGCCACTCAATGGCAGCATATTTTACAATGTCACGACGTCACAGTAATGTTGATGacacgaggttcgacttttcaagACCTGCTTTAGTGTCAAATTAAAACAGCTTATGGGTGCTTCCCTACCTTCATACTTGCCTAAATGTCATCTTTTCATGCATGAGAAGTGTGTGGCAGAGTTTTCTTCAGTTTCAGAAATATGTGTTGGTGTTGTTTTAATTTGGCTGTATGCACGTGCCAGGGGGCAGGAAATTGCTATAGTATGAGGACTGGCCAGCCATGAAGTTTGCAAGCGGCAGAATGAGCAACAACCCACGATAAAGGTTGATGACTACTGACCAGAAGAAAATTGCGTTTTGTTAATTGTGGACTCCAAAATTTTATAAATATGTCTTTATTAAGCTATATGTGCTGGGTGTGAGTAGCAGTTGGAATTTGGGTACAGAAAATTTCTTTTATGCACGTCTCTGTGTTTATGCATGCATGTAcgtgtttcgacaagtggacttgtcttcattAAGGCCTTGAAGCCCTGAAGCCGActagccttgaagaagacaagtccacttgtcgaaacgttggctcctgctttctccttgttctcgttttgctcgttgTCTTGAATTTACATCTTCTGCCCTCCCCGTGTTTTCCATTTACGTGTTGTGTGTTTGAAAAGCTATGCGTTGATGTGTGCCAATATTAAATTCAACATTTCTGGGGAATGAATACAATGTGGTGCTATTCAATTTGGTCACTGAATGGAATGGCTGTAATCGGAAATAGTGAATATTTTTCCCAATTGTGAACATAATTTTCCATACTATAGTTCTGGAATAGTTCAGATTGGAttgcttaaaaattaaattttaaAGCAGGAGCATTTCCGCATTGCAACAAGGGTGTATTATAGCATACGCGCATTGCATAGCATACAGCCATCCTGGTTCTGGAAATTGAAAAGCTTTTTAGAATAGAAAGAAACTGCTATCATCTGACTGAGGAATGCCATCAAAGCTGTAAATTGAACTTGTCATTGTCTTTCCACAAAGCTCCCCAAGCGAATTGTCCAACTAGGGTAGTCATCCAGAGTTGTTTCTCTGTCCATGGTATAGACTTGTGGCTAACTATGCATGTTGCCTCTGTGTTTGTTTCTCTTTTGCTACTTCTagaccagaaagaaaaaaaaagggaaaaaaaaggaacttttaTGGATGTTGCTGCATTAAGATTTGTTGTGGAGTACCATGATCCATAAGACATGAACTGACATTGTAAACTAgaaaaagtatgaaaaaaaagCACCTGCAGGCAGTTAGATTTGTGGTTCAATTAATGGAATGTCAAATGATAGATTTTCTTCCATGTGGTATTAAAGAAATCAGACAGCAAATGCAAACAGGAATGGATATTAAAATGTGCAGTACAACAAACTTTTTTTCCCTGCGAAAGCTTGTGCATCTGGTTTAACATTGTAATGCAACCTGTGACTGGTCCTGGAAGGGTAATCTTGTGAACTGGATTGCTTTTAATAGCTACATGTTATATGTTCCAGTCTCATTATAGTTTTTTTCCTCGCTTTATTGAAGTATTGCCATTACCTCGATTGTGATGTCGACTAGTCACCAAATTGCTAAACCTATTTTCAAAAGGGAGTTTATGTAATCAAGCTCAAATTATAATTCTGTCATTGATTCAGCATTTTAAATTCTATCAATGCATTCTATGGTAAGGGCCTGGTGTGTTAACATTTGTTTTCATTCTCTTGTTTTAGTTTCATTTTCACATTTTTTCAGCTATTACTTTTTAAATTTGAATGCCTAACATCTGCTTCCCGATTCTGTGGCTGGCAAGTATTCTTATCAGCATATTGCAAAAGCACAATCTGGCAGTGTTCAGTTGTAGTGTTTTGTTTAGATGCAGTGATCATGCTGCAATATAAATTTAGCATGCTTAGTGTAGTATTAGAAGGTTACTTGAAAACTGTCATGAGTGCTtgtaaaccaaaaaaaaaaatgttactttCATATTTGTATTTGGTTTGGTGCTAGCATTCTTTATTTGGGCTTACATAAAAAGACTGTTTGCAAGTCTCCATGAATGAACAATCCATTGTTATTTTAGTAATGCCTGTCAGATTTTACTGGTTCATCTACGAGAGACCTACACTGAAAAAAATACTGTTGTCATTGTTCACTCGAGCTTGTTTCTCAATTTTCTTTCCTGCATTGcattttattaaagttttgcacaTGCAAGTGTTATGATTGAAAGGTATCAATATCTCTTTCAGAATGTTCTGATTCAAATGGGTCTAAAAGCTGTTTCTGTTGATGGAATGGCAATCAGGCATGCGAGAACATTTGTCTTGCGCTGCCATGCATGCTTCACGTAAGCAGATACATATTTTCATAATACTTATGCACTCTGTTCCGGGTATAAAGTATTCATACAGCACTCTCTGCTTACATGTGCATGTATGATCTTGCTCATTATCACGTGTAGTATTTATCATGCTTCAGTGTGACAGCTTAGAACAGGTATAAAGGTGTGGTTTTATATTAATCTATTTTTATATTATGTCTGGCTAAACTACCACACCTGCAAACTTCTTTGCAAGAGTGAACAGAAATTTGAAGGAAGTGTTGCTTGAATAGAACTGAGGTTTCCCCCTTAAAATGTTGCATGCATTATATTTAATTCGGGAAACATTTTGCAGTTAATGCTTTCATTACTTTTGATTAGTACTAGCTTTCATGGCGAGTTGCACAAATGTAGCCTGTAAGCACTCAGTCTAGTGCATGCAAATGATTTTTCAAGTAGTCACTGACAAAGCAGACTTGTCATCATGCAGCCACTGTTCCATcagttagagagagagatagttcATTAGTTTGCATTTATTATACGACATAAGCAGCACATAATGCAAGTGTTACAACTGCACAGTACTGATTGGACACATAGCCTTAGCAGTCTGGGGTCCACTGGAAAACACGCACAAAACATAACAGCAAAACACATGCAAGCCACTGCACCATGCTATGGTGACACACTGTTGAAGTATAGagagtgaaataaaaaaaggaaatttacaaaaaaaTGTAAATATGCAGCAgcatttacccccccccccccccacacacacacacacacaaatatgaAACATCTTCAACATGGTTCCTGAAAATCAAGCATAAGATTTATGCTTGTGGTTGAAGTGTCTTACGAGGTTAAACGCCCATGTGCATGTAGATGAAGGTGAGCAATGGGTAGCTAAAGTAAATAGAAATTAATTTAGTTGCTTTCAGCAGGTAGCCAAAGACTATGATATAGCAGGTCGTTATTGAAAACAGAAGGAGATAGTTGAAAGGCTATGAAAGGTGATGTGCTAGCAGCTGTGCCATTTCCACGGTACTTCGAATAAGTGTGTCAAGGATTCCGAAAATTacaaaaatgttttctttgtgCTTTCAGTTTGAAGAATGGCAACGTTAAGGAGTTCAGGAGAAAGCTTTTAGGTGGTTTAAAACAagtgaaaatgcaaaaaaaaaaaatgacagagaAATACTAAATGAGGTTTATAGGGCAGCAATGGTGCTGATGGCAGCTTTGAGGATGCTGTCCCTAAGGTGGTACCAGTagcatgataatgatgatggcacTAAGAAATCATTAGTGGACACTTTTTATAATGGCATGAAGCTCTGAAAGAACTATAAACCTTTAATGTGGGGGGAAAAAACCTGTACTAGGGGCATTTGAGGTAGCTAAAGTAAACAACACAAGAAAATGTTACCTTTTTGTTGTAATACattagacagctgacataaatGACAAGTACAATATTGttgaaattgatttatgtaaAGATTGACTGTCATTTATACCACAAGTTTGCTTATGTTATTGTTTTGTTGTAATTTACTCTTTCTTTAGCTGCTGTATGGTTAGATTAAAATATTACTTTCTAGTTGCATCAGTTGAACACAGTTAACACATACTGCCAAATGGTTTCTCCTAAGCCAGACTTTTAAAAGCCAAAATAAGAAAAAGTTAATAATTTTCTCAGCTTTGTTTTAAACTCAGTCCTGTATGCAGCTTTCACTACATACACATTAATGGCATTCTCTCATTGGAATGGGTACACCTTGGGTACCATAATCTTAACAGGCACAAGTTACAAATAAATGAATTCCATGGAAGCCATCCATTTAGCTTTTCATATGAAATCAGCTTTGTATTGATGACTTGTGTGCTTTTCTGTTTCAGCATCACAAAAGTTATGACCAAACAGTTTTGTCCTGCTTGTGGCAATAAGACGTTGAAACGTGTCTCAGTGGCTGTAGCAGAGGATGGCTCTACAAAACTCTACATAAACTACAAGAGGCCTATAAATATTCGTGGAACACGGGTAAGATTAGTGTGGTTTTGTTGCACATAACTACTGCCACATATGTCATTAGGTTGCTGTGTATGTATCTTGTGAACTAAGCACAACAAAATTTTTGGCATAAGTTATTCAGCTgaaaaaaggaacaagaattgTATGCACTGGTTTTGTTGCCTGATGCAGCTTTCGTGTTATAGCAAACTGGGTCACTATCGGATTTAGAATGTAGTGCTACATTTTTCCTCCATAGCCAAGTGCCATGCAATGGTGGCAAGTACTGAATCACCACTTTTGTACAATGAGGCTTTTTCATTCTTTGCTATTGTTTATGCTGGTCCTACATCCTGCATCGTCTGGTGAGGCCTACTGTAAAGCCATGATAATTGTCAGCTGGAGGCACCATCTGGCTCAGATTCAGACATTGTTGCCCACTGTGCAGCTCAGCTTGTTTGTTCAGGGATAAAGATATAAATGTActatttagtttatttatttactttcaaaACCGTTTCTGAAGTGATGGTAATGGGAGTGGGCtgaataaaaaaagagcaatagGATATAATGTGGCAAAATATAATACAGAAGCAGCTTATACAATAAAAATGACATTTgttgaaaaaataaacacagtCAGCACTATAACAGTTAATGATTGCATCAGTCATGTAGAATAGTcacagtaaaacaaaaaaaaaaatatggccagCACTTAGAACTGTTAACTCTCTATGTATGCGATAACATGCTTAGCACGTGCATGTGCCAGGAGCGACCTTGCACATTTATTTACCAAAGTGACGTTCCTATACCTTGTACCTTGTACAAACTTGCAATTTCGTGCACACTTTGACTTGCCCGCATATGTTCAGCGCACCTCGCATTTTCTGTTAGATACTTACAAAGTGGATGGATGAGGTCCACCTGTAATGCTATACAAGAAATGTGTGACTGATGATGGGACTGAACCTCTGTCTTCCAGCATGCGCATCCTTCTTTCATCTGGCTTGTGTGACACATGTCAATTTCTCTCACCGACAGCAAGACGctgttagactgcactgcctttggGATTAGCCCATATTTTCTGTTAGATACCTCCAAAGTGGGTGCAGTTTGACCATAATGCTGTCATATTAAAATGCCAACAATGACTGGTGAGAAAAAGAGCAGTCCATCATTGATATGATATCAGCAGGAATGTGGCTCCAGTTGTCAGTAGTATGTCACATCAGTCTATGTATTGGTATTTTTCTGTGACAAAGAGAGCATCCTACTTTGTGCAGGTGGTCAGTTTAGGATGACACATGTAGGTACTATTATGACGAGCTCACTGTGCAAGGATGAGCAACAATGTTTTAGACTGCACACAAGTCTTTGAAATTCTTGAAAACGCTCAATGAGATCAATAATTCGTTTCGTAGGACTGTTGACAGTCATGGATTTTTTTATGCCCCTATAAAATCTacaattttctttttgcagtAGTCTCTAAACGGCACTTTATAACAAGAAACACATTATTTTTAGATTTTGTTGCAATTTAAGGTACGACACAtttcagaaaaacatttttgataTTAATCTTCAAATTGTTGTGTGTATGTCTTTAAAAGGGCATTTCAAAAGCTCTTCCAGTGCGCTAAACAATAATgaggctgaattttttttttttatttatgataAGTTATGCTAACAACCTAAAGTTTGATGTGAGATTTCCATTTTAAGTTGACTGTATATCTGCGCTCTTGGATATCGCTTTCAGGAGATTGGTTTGAGCTGTGTTTTATTTAATATGGAAGGTGTAAGTTTTGCCTTTGGTGATTAAGCTCAGACAAAGCAGCACACTCACTGTTGCCAAGGTCAGCACCTCAGTGGGGTGGATGATAAGAAATGAATAGAATTGACAGAAGAGTATTCTTTCAAAATATGGCTCCTGGTTGAGAAACATAGTACGCTGCCACCGTGGTCTGATGTGGGAAAAGGCATGCAGCACTTGCATTTCCTAGTGCTAAACAAGGTTGTGATATACTGGATAATTTGTGCTAATTGTACAGCTGTCATGTACAGATAGGCAATCAATACAGATAGATTGTCTGCCTGAAGTAGTGTCAACTTTGAAGTAATGGTGGGCTACAGTTGGCGCTGATGAGACAGAAAATATTTTTTAGTGACTTGGACAGTCTGCCTGTAACTTAGCTGCAGTCTGTAAAGTGTGCATACACAAATGCAAACTTGTGCTGTGACTTTCCTGAATTTAGTTCCCTACTCTCGAGGCCTGCAAGCCGATAGCACATTGTTTTTCAGTAGTAAGCTGGCTGTTCCCTAACTGCCGTCATTCTCTTGTTGCAGTACTCCCTTCCTACACCTAAAGGCGGGAAACATTCAACAGATCCCATTTTGTGCGAGGACCAGCCAATCCCACAGAACCGGTTATCAAAAATGGCCATGGGCCGGGTTGATGTCCTGGATGCGGACTACCTTACAAGAAACTCACCATTCAAGATTAATGATGTGTATTCTCGTTCCGCCCACCTCAGCATGCGAGCTGGCTCTCAAGGATCTCGAAACCCGAACCAAGTGAAACGCAATACAGGAAATCATAAGAAACGAAGGAACTAAACAAACTCAGATTTACCATAAGATTGGCCCGCATTGATGTGAAATAATGTAATCGGGTGTCTCGCAGAAGACCTTGGCTTTCTTGTTTTGCACCGAAATAGATGTGGCTGATGATTGTATGAGCTGTTTGTTGTTGTAAATAGCTCATCCTAATGCAGCACTGCCAGCATTCAAGTGTTGCAGTTGGGAGTGAATGTGTGCCACTGCATAAGCGCCAACTACGAAGGGGGCTctgcccccccttcccccctcttAAGTGTCATCACCAGagttctgttacccacatcatttgaggtttcctttgagttgcctctaccttttcacttaaaattttattgtgactAAAagttactgcatcattgttggcgcagaCATtcatggcttttaattcatacttttgctttatttctgtaaGTCCTAATGATAGGAGGACAAGCACATTAGAAGCACCAACGTTGGCTACCTCACCCATATTTgttaacttcattttttttttaatttacactgtgaacaccatgcacagacacaaATGTTTAAATATATACTCACGACAAAGCTTATTATATTATTTAAACAGAAGGAGGTAGCGAACTAGCAAATATTCctaatggtatggatagcctatgcctagggaatgaatatgttgctgtatgttcacctcgcttcaaattgctttgcgtgcttctttgaccctgaaaaaaaaaaaaaaaaactgcagacttcagtgaccccttcggcaagTCTTTTTATCAATGGCATGTGAAATGCacatgaatgatatgtgtctccgtattgcttctctttccagtaaacaatgctaacgactcctgaaaaaaataaaataatttacaacatttatttagGTCGAAAACATTGCCACTTGcgtgcagaggtcataaatacaTATCATTCACTCGGTAACTGAAAttaggccaagccggattcacttgaAATAAAAATCAGTAGCAGTCTTGCATaacagcgctta includes:
- the LOC126544505 gene encoding RNA-binding protein NOB1, with product MLEMDPVELLSSSRVKNLVVDSGGFIKNAALQEIGENIYTVAEVVSEIKDKATKQRLQVLPYKLNYRVPSPEAVKIMTDFSKLTGDYPSLSAVDIKVLALTYMLEKEHVGTSHLSKKPKSIEVQTTAAPRDVVSSPGFFGSQAIVGAEKSEPMEPAGSLDGCNKEDCSEDEVDSTEEDSSDGEWITPSNIAEIKKEMGSLTLEEVPIPVACISTDFAVQNVLIQMGLKAVSVDGMAIRHARTFVLRCHACFTITKVMTKQFCPACGNKTLKRVSVAVAEDGSTKLYINYKRPINIRGTRYSLPTPKGGKHSTDPILCEDQPIPQNRLSKMAMGRVDVLDADYLTRNSPFKINDVYSRSAHLSMRAGSQGSRNPNQVKRNTGNHKKRRN